The Frondihabitans australicus genome includes a region encoding these proteins:
- a CDS encoding TrmH family RNA methyltransferase, translated as MIDNPRSPRVRAVAKLAKRDARSQTGLFLLEGPQAVAEALAFRPELLVELFATPTALERYTELAQASVDAGVDIEFVSEDVLQAMADTVTPQGLVAVCRQFPTSVKDIFAADPAPRLLAILEEVRDPGNAGTIIRAADSAGADAVIMTGRSVDLYNPKVVRATTGSLFHVPVAVGVDLPSVLRRCSEAGVQVLAADVKGGDLLEARREGILSAPTAWLFGNEARGLTDENLALADRAVVVPIYGHAESMNLATAASVCLYESAFAQRA; from the coding sequence ATGATCGACAACCCGCGCTCGCCCCGCGTGCGCGCGGTGGCCAAGCTGGCCAAGAGAGACGCCCGGTCGCAGACCGGGCTCTTTCTGTTGGAGGGCCCGCAGGCGGTCGCCGAGGCGCTGGCCTTCCGCCCCGAGCTGCTCGTCGAGCTCTTCGCCACGCCGACCGCCCTCGAGCGCTACACCGAGCTCGCGCAGGCCTCCGTCGACGCCGGAGTCGACATCGAGTTCGTCTCGGAGGACGTCCTGCAGGCCATGGCCGACACGGTCACCCCGCAGGGTCTCGTCGCCGTCTGCCGCCAGTTCCCCACGAGCGTGAAAGACATCTTCGCCGCCGACCCCGCGCCGCGACTCCTCGCGATCCTCGAGGAGGTTCGCGACCCGGGCAACGCCGGCACGATCATCCGCGCCGCCGACTCCGCCGGCGCCGACGCCGTCATCATGACCGGCCGCAGCGTCGACCTCTACAACCCCAAGGTCGTCCGAGCCACGACGGGCTCGCTGTTCCACGTCCCCGTGGCGGTCGGCGTCGACCTGCCCTCCGTCCTCCGGCGCTGCTCCGAGGCGGGCGTGCAGGTGCTCGCCGCCGACGTCAAAGGCGGCGACCTGCTCGAGGCGAGGCGCGAGGGAATCCTGAGCGCGCCGACCGCCTGGCTCTTCGGCAACGAGGCGCGCGGTCTCACCGACGAGAACCTCGCCCTCGCCGATCGCGCCGTCGTCGTGCCGATCTACGGGCACGCCGAGAGCATGAACCTCGCGACGGCCGCCTCGGTCTGCCTGTACGAGTCCGCCTTCGCGCAGCGCGCCTAG
- the rplT gene encoding 50S ribosomal protein L20, whose protein sequence is MARVKRAVNAAKKRRVVLERAEGYRGQRSRLYRKAKEQVTHSLVYSYRDRRAKKGEFRRLWIQRINAASRANGLTYNRLIQGLALAGVEVDRRLLADLAVNEPATFAGLVATAKAALPADTSAPKVDAA, encoded by the coding sequence ATGGCAAGAGTCAAGAGGGCGGTCAACGCCGCCAAGAAGCGTCGCGTCGTTCTCGAGCGCGCCGAGGGTTACCGCGGCCAGCGTTCGCGCCTGTACCGCAAGGCCAAGGAGCAGGTCACTCACTCGCTCGTCTACTCGTACCGCGACCGCCGCGCGAAGAAGGGCGAATTCCGTCGCCTCTGGATCCAGCGCATCAACGCCGCGTCGCGTGCGAACGGCCTCACCTACAACCGCCTGATCCAGGGCCTCGCCCTGGCCGGCGTCGAGGTCGACCGCCGTCTGCTCGCCGACCTCGCGGTCAACGAGCCCGCCACGTTCGCCGGCCTCGTCGCCACAGCCAAGGCGGCCCTCCCGGCCGACACCTCGGCCCCCAAGGTCGACGCCGCGTAA
- the pheS gene encoding phenylalanine--tRNA ligase subunit alpha translates to MSDTPAITEDAVEAAVAEALSAVAAASTVAELKAARSAHTGEASTLARMNAGLRDLPNDQKASAGKLMGASRGRVNQAVAAREGELAAAEEAARLDDERLDVTALPTRRRLGARHPLSLLQEKMADIFIGMGWEVSEGPELEHEWFNFDALNFDADHPARAMQDTFFVEPVDRHLLLRTHTSPIQIRTLLAKGLPVYNVATGRVYRTDELDATHTPVFTQIEAIAIDRGLTMAHLRGTLEHLARQMFGAEAQIRLRPNFFPFTEPSAEMDVWQPNAKGGARWVEWGGCGMVNPNVLRSAGIDPDEYQGFAFGMGVERTLQFRNDLNDMRDMVEGDVRFSEQFGMVV, encoded by the coding sequence GTGTCAGACACGCCAGCCATCACCGAAGACGCGGTCGAGGCCGCCGTCGCCGAGGCTCTCTCGGCCGTCGCCGCCGCGTCGACCGTCGCCGAGCTCAAGGCGGCGCGCAGCGCCCACACCGGCGAGGCCTCGACCCTCGCCCGCATGAACGCGGGGCTCCGCGATCTGCCGAACGACCAGAAGGCGTCCGCCGGCAAGCTCATGGGCGCCAGCCGAGGCCGCGTCAACCAGGCCGTCGCCGCCCGCGAGGGGGAGCTCGCCGCCGCCGAAGAGGCCGCCCGGCTCGACGACGAGCGCCTCGACGTCACTGCCCTGCCGACCCGCCGTCGCCTCGGCGCCCGGCACCCGCTCAGCCTCCTGCAGGAGAAGATGGCCGACATCTTCATCGGCATGGGGTGGGAGGTCTCCGAGGGCCCCGAGCTCGAGCACGAGTGGTTCAACTTCGACGCCCTCAACTTCGACGCCGACCACCCGGCCCGCGCGATGCAGGACACCTTCTTCGTCGAGCCGGTCGACCGTCACCTCCTGCTCCGCACGCACACGTCGCCGATCCAGATCCGCACGCTGCTGGCGAAGGGCCTGCCGGTCTACAACGTGGCCACGGGCCGCGTGTACCGCACCGACGAGCTCGACGCGACGCACACCCCGGTGTTCACGCAGATCGAGGCGATCGCGATCGACCGAGGCCTGACGATGGCGCACCTGCGCGGCACGCTCGAGCACCTCGCGCGCCAGATGTTCGGCGCCGAGGCGCAGATCCGCCTGCGCCCGAACTTCTTCCCCTTCACCGAGCCGAGCGCCGAGATGGACGTCTGGCAGCCGAACGCCAAGGGCGGCGCGCGGTGGGTCGAGTGGGGCGGCTGCGGCATGGTCAACCCCAACGTGCTTCGGTCGGCCGGCATCGACCCCGACGAGTACCAGGGCTTCGCCTTCGGCATGGGCGTCGAGCGCACCCTCCAGTTCCGCAACGACCTCAACGACATGCGCGACATGGTCGAGGGCGACGTGCGGTTCAGCGAGCAGTTCGGAATGGTGGTCTGA
- the rpmI gene encoding 50S ribosomal protein L35, protein MPKMKTHSGSKKRFKVTGSGKLMKQQAGMRHNLEVKAAKRKARLNQDQVLAPADAKVIKKLLGR, encoded by the coding sequence ATGCCCAAGATGAAGACCCACTCCGGTTCCAAGAAGCGGTTCAAGGTCACCGGTTCCGGCAAGCTCATGAAGCAGCAGGCCGGCATGCGCCACAACCTCGAGGTCAAGGCCGCCAAGCGCAAGGCCCGCCTGAACCAGGACCAGGTGCTGGCTCCGGCCGACGCCAAGGTCATCAAGAAGCTTCTCGGTCGCTGA
- the infC gene encoding translation initiation factor IF-3 produces the protein MSDPRTNDRIRVPEVRLVGPAGEQVGVVPIAMALRLAQEADLDLVEVAPNSKPPVAKIMDYGKFKYEAAQKAKEARRNQANTILKEVRFRLKIDKHDYETKLKRAEGFLQSGDKVKAMILFRGREQSRPEQGVRLLQRFAEDVAEWGTVENNPTIDGRNMVMVIGPLKNKAEAKAEQEARRAANRASRHPQPAETPTPEAPAAEATSTEAAAE, from the coding sequence ATCAGCGATCCGCGTACCAACGACCGCATCCGAGTCCCCGAGGTCCGACTCGTCGGCCCTGCCGGCGAGCAGGTGGGCGTCGTCCCCATCGCCATGGCCCTGCGTCTCGCGCAGGAGGCAGACCTGGATCTGGTCGAGGTGGCACCGAACTCGAAGCCGCCCGTGGCGAAGATCATGGACTACGGCAAGTTCAAGTACGAGGCCGCGCAGAAGGCCAAGGAGGCCCGGCGCAACCAGGCGAACACGATCCTCAAGGAGGTCCGTTTCCGTCTGAAGATCGACAAGCACGACTACGAGACCAAGCTCAAGCGCGCCGAGGGCTTCCTCCAGTCCGGCGACAAGGTCAAGGCGATGATCCTGTTCCGCGGCCGCGAGCAGTCGCGCCCCGAGCAGGGCGTGCGCCTGCTCCAGCGCTTCGCCGAGGACGTCGCCGAGTGGGGCACGGTCGAGAACAACCCCACGATCGACGGCCGCAACATGGTCATGGTCATCGGCCCGCTGAAGAACAAGGCCGAGGCGAAGGCCGAGCAGGAGGCACGACGCGCCGCGAACCGCGCCTCCAGGCACCCCCAGCCCGCAGAAACCCCCACCCCGGAGGCCCCGGCCGCCGAGGCGACATCCACCGAGGCCGCCGCCGAGTAA